CAGTCTCTGTTTGaatttttgtctttcatgttcATATTGTGTTTCAATCAAATTGCtaattttagttttctttggaATTGCTAGTCTCCTATCTACTATCTCCATCATTTGCACAAAGTCCTCGTCTTCAATTGTTGTGAGTGGTAAACCTGTGCGTCCAATCCATCTGGCTATGGCCTGCTCCTTGGTCTGTTGCTCCTTTGATTCCATTTTGTACTTTGAAGAACTTTGGAAAGCTGTAGAGATAGTCTGCTGCTGGGTTGAACTTGCACTAGCAGCACTAGCTTTATTTCCCCTTGGCCCATGGTCATCAGACGTCTTCTGTATCTGTGAGGGAGAATAAAGGGAGAATCAAGTTGTGAATCAAGTAATCAAGTGTAGTTTCCACGGAGATTGTGTTAAACTAGCGGGCTCGTAAACGATGCCGTTAGTAACCAACATCCCACTGAACAGTAACGCTTAATGACCTTATAGTTCACCTTTTACCTTAATAATATTCGCTGAAATTATCCAGGTAgcaattaaagcatgttatagACTTGAAATGAACAATATTAGCTGGCTAGTTAGAGATAATCCTGACTGTCATCAGTGCCTCAAAACGAACCTTTTATGTTAACGTTTTGCCTAGCGAACGGAAGGAACCGAAGCATATTAGCTTCTAGGCTCACAAGACATCCACATGAATTCtgttttcccccccccctctatttTATTCCATCACAGTAAAGGTTAATGATCTTATCGTTCATCTTACCTTAAAAACATTCACTGAAATTATCCAAGTAgcaattaaagcatgttatagACATGGACTGAACAATACTATCTTATAGCTGGCTAGTTAGAGATAATCCTGACTGCCATCAGTGCcccaaaacaaactttttatgttttgcctAGCGAACCGAAGCTCATGATAGCTTCTAGGCTAacaaccatagactgtaaaaAATAGCTAACAACACATCCACGTGAATTCTGGTGGTTTAATTTAGCTTCTATTTTATTCCAAGTTTAGCGCAAACACAGTGGTTTATGTGATAAAATAACGTGTATGCTTACCTTCGCATGTATCTCTGGATGCACCGACTGCAAATGTCGTTTCAAATTTGTCGTGTTTTTTCCAGTTATTTTGGCTCCACACGGCTGGCAGGTGGTCTTGTTTTCATTAGTATGATAAGTAAAGTGTGACCAGATAtcaattcttctttttcttcccagTTCTGACATTTCTTTAGGCTAATTCTTTAAGTCATTTGCCGCCCTTTGAAATGACTGCTGCAAAAAGGCTGCTTCTACGAGACTCGCTCTGATtggactttttcttcttcttctttatggCGGTTGGCAACTAACTTTTGATTGGATTTCTTCCCAACttgtcacacaaaaaaagtaattctgATGGGATCTCTTCTCCATTCGTCCCTCCCTAATATGTTCGTCTTATTTTTATTCGTTGACTAACGTGTCCGTTATATTAGTCACAGTCTTCGTCATCatatctgactttttatttagtttttatttagtttccgTCCGTGAAAAAGGTTCGTTGACGAATATTTTTCGTCATAGTCTTCGTCAACGAAATTAACACtgtcacacactgcaggaaccctggtcattagctcacagactgcaggaaccctggtcattagctcacacactgcaggaaccctggtcattagctcacagactgcaggaaccctggtcattagctcacacactgcaggaaccctggtcattagctcacacactgcaggaaccctggtcattagctcacagactgcaggaaccctggtcattagctcacacactgcaggaaccctggtcattagctcacagactgcaggaaccctggtcattagctcacacactgcaggaaccctggtcaTTAACATGCGATGTGTGATaaaccattttttttgtaattctacTAAAACAACCTTTTTCTAATCTCTCTAAACCTTAATACGTTCTCTTGAATGCTGCTCCTGATTTGTAGCCGTGGTTGTGTACTTATTGTCTGTATTCGTATTGCTACGTTGTGCTTTTACTCAGTATGTAACATGCTAAACGATTACCTGCTATGTGGCTTTGCTGTAACACTGATAACGTGCCGGCTGTGCGACCAATAAAgagttctgattctgattatttaggaactttcaaaatgtgttatttgtgtttttatcagctGGATAAATCCGTCATCACAGGGATAGCCACCGGTGACCCAGCAGCCAGAAACAAGAGTCTGATCAAAGTGTGGTGCAAGAAGGAGACCAACACGGTGAGATGCATCCcatactgtaacacacacagtaaacacacacacagtaaacacacacactgtggttaCCCTGCTGTTAATCACTGATGTTGTCCGGCTGTGACCACAGGCTGTGAGCTCATGCTGTTATTTTATAAAGCAGGACCGCTACGTTTTCAGAGATCATCACGGTGACTTCCTAATTACCATTGCCTTTCTGTTGTTGCCGGGCAGACTTTCTGGAACGTGACAGTGGAGAGCTGCAGCGCCGGAATCGTCTGCTGGGAGGACGGAAACCTGACCTGGACCCAGATGAACTCGTCCTGGACCGACTACCAGCAGAGATGTAAGCATGCAGTCTGAGTCTCTGAGGATCTGAGGCTGAGTGATATATGAGACACAGCAGCTCCTTCAGGCTGGGATGTCCACACAATCCCCTCCTTTCAGTCCTCAGTGACTCAGCGGAGGGTTTCTACCTGCTCAAAGGCTCCATTCATGTTGCTGCTGAAGCACCTGAGGGCCGCCTGACCAGAACAGAAACCCCCTTAAAACACAGGCCTTTGTGTGGGGTTTAAAAAACAGGATAACATCATCAGAATGACAGGCCCTGTGCAGGCTGCAGAAACTGTTGAAGGTTTGAGCTGAGGCTAAGGCTGTAGAAGTATCCCTGGGACAGCAACACTACTTCTGAAGTGTAttctaagctaaaggcagatACTTATAGATAAATACTTTTCCTTACATACCAAAGAAGGACTGAAGGGGATTTTATGTGGATTTATGGATTGGTTTGGTTCTGGTCTTTCTCAAATGACAAATGTTTGAGCAGCTGTACATCTCAAAGAAAGGCTGTGACTCCCACTGATGAGACCAGCCTTCAGTAGACGCTCTGATGCTGGTCCTCTCTCCGCAGGCAAACTTAATGCTggtcctctctctgcaggcaAACTTAATACTggtcctctctctgcaggtaaacacatctTCGCCAACGTGAACCTCCCGGACCTGGTGGTGGGCCTGATTCTGCTGGCCCTGTCCCTCTTCGTCCTCTGCTCCTGCCTCATCCTCATCGTCAAGCTGCTCAACTCCATGCTGAAGGGCCAGGTGGCCGTGGTCATCAAGAAGGTGCTCAACACAGGTAACTAAAACCACTTTGTGTTGACGACCTCAACCTCCAGCCTGTCTGATAGTCAGCTCACCTCCATGCATGGTGATgcctgatgagcagcacaggTACAgacctcctgctgctgcttctgacTCACATGCAGGTCCACCCGTCCTGCAGCATGATGGAGGAGCTGAGGCACAAACACCGCTGTGAGGAAACTCCtggagatatatatatatttcagaacTCTTTAACACATAATAACACAAGACACAGAAGAGCGCTGGACCCTGAGCTCAGGGTAATCCCTTTGAGAGAGCCAGCAGTCTTCATGGAGCGTTCAAAGCGTCCTACACCAAAGGGATGGAGGGTCATACCATGAGGGGTAAGGGCTGACTCTCCAGAGGGCCTCCTGTAATGCTCTCCTGTTCCCTGCAGACTTCCCATTCCCCTTCGCCTGGGTCACTGGATACCTCGCCATGTTTGTGGGGGCGGGGATGACCTTCATCGTTCAGAGCAGCTCCGTCTTCACCTCCGCCATAACGCCTCTAGTTGGTAAGACTTTGGGTGAAATATATTGTTAATCACATCATTACTTTTCTCTCAAACCGTCTAATACTTCAGACGTCACtcaaagatatatattttaaaccttCCAAAACTGAGCTGTATAAACTGTGTGATACTCATATCACATggataattactttattaaatggTAGATTGAGAGATatagcaatgttttttttagcattcATATCTTTAACGATAGGAATAAACCATTACTGTAATAAAACCGATTCAATAAGTACAATGTGACTCCCTTCTTATATTGgtataaatcatttaaatgtgttttatttcattttaaaatagagCAACTAAACAGTAAATAATTATCTTGGTGGCTTTGAATTcttgtctcttcctcctccaggtaTCGGAGTCATCAGCCTGGAGAGAGCGTACCCTCTGACGCTGGGATCCAACATTGGCACGACCACCACGGCTATCCTGGCTGCTATGGCCAGCCCCGGAGAGACCCTGGAGAACTCGCTGCAGGTGAGAGGCTGGAGGCATCTCAAAgcctctgctctgtgtgttgtaTCTGTTAGCTATGGAAGGAGAACAGTGGTAGCGCGGTAGTTAGCTTTTAGCCTTTAGCAGCTAACTgtaacatgttagcatgctaatgttagcttatgACTCCGAGTGGTGGACTGATACTTCCTCACAGCTCTGatttgtgttcctgcagatcGCTCTTTGCCACTTCTTCTTCAACATCATGGGGATCATGCTCTGGTACCCCATCCCGTTCATGCGGCTGCCCATCCGGCTGGCCCGCGGCCTGGGGAACCACACGGCCCAGTATCGCTGGTTCGCCGCGTTCTacctcttcctctgcttcctgGTCCTTCCTCTGGGCGTCTTCGGGCTCTCTCTGGCCGGCTGGCAGGTCCTGGTCGGCGTGGGCGTTCCCATCGTGGCGCTGGTGGTCTTCGTGATCGTCGTGAACGTGATGCAGTCGCGCTGCAAACGCTTCCTGCCCGGGATCCTGCGGACCTGGGAGTTCCTGCCGCGGCCGCTGCACTCCATGGAGCCGTGGGACGCCATGGTGACGTCACTGTCCGGGTTCTGCGGGaggcgctgctgctgctgctgcaagtGCTGCAGGAGCgaccaggaggaagaggaggaggaggggaagaggaggaacagcaggaagagtctGGAGATGTACGACAATCACGGCATGTCGAAAGAAGAGGACACGGTGGATGCAGTGAAGGCCACTAACCTCTAGGGGTCCAGACCCGCTGGTTCTGAATGTCATCacctatttttatattttgtatcgTGTGTTTCAGAGGTCGTCGGTTTATTTTCTCTAACTTCAAGCAttgaaatttaaaatatttaatgtaaCATTTGAGATATTGTTGTCAGTATTGAAGACTTTATGAtattgtaaattaaaaacaaatcctatttttaaaagcagaggTTCATTCTTTTCTTCCACTTTTACACCGCctgtaaagatgaacacgttGCCTTCTTTTAACGTGTTCTCATGTATGTGTCATATAGAAAGcacacagatggtttgaggtCAAGGTTAATTATTAATAGATGTAATCAGAGGCATCTTAAATCGGAGGATTGCTCTGATATCTGATTTCCTTTGAACAGCAGTATCTGACTTCAGACGGAAACATCGGGCAAAGTCCGTCTGCTATAAAATCCAGGTATAATAATGGGTTTAATAGGTAGTGCCTGATTACTGATTATGAGACAATGGTAGTGACCAATCTACGGAGGAGGATTTCGGTCATTCTCTTGGTCACATGACCAAAAGGGAGATATCCAATATCTGACTTTTGTCTCATAATTTAGATTTCTTTTTCGCTTTTcggattttatttttctcaaaatctcaaatttctgactttggagaaaataatcagaattctgagattttcagAGAAACAAAAGTCTCAGGGCAACAATATTTTTCAGAAGTTTTAGATTAAAGTAAGAACTTGGTCTTTAatctcaaaacacaaacaccaaaaTCACTTTTGGTCGGAtctcttttttctttgaaagtATCGGGTCCGATCTGTCAGGGTGGTTAAGATGACCTGGTTAGTAAAGCTGCTGTTATTGTCTGACCTCGTTAGTCCAATCACAGTAAAGTCCCCCCTTAGCATGTGCATCACACGTTAACAGCGTGTCGGGCATCGTCCTCACATCTCTGGGAGCAGCGTACTGATGTGAAAGCAGTTTCATATCAAAGTCCAGAAGCATGTGAGGTCTATTTCTAAATAACCTACAGACAAGTTCCAGGTACACAAGGCAGAGATGGAGAACAGGCAGGAAGATTTAATGgagtaataaaatgtaatccacATCAGCTGAGAGCCTTTCACCTCAGAGATGTAGTCAGTCAGATTATTGTACACACGCTGGCTGAATAAGATCGGGCTGCAGATCTGAGCGGGTTAAAGAGCAGGACTATAATTTACTCTGATATTAAATCTCCTTTAtgtctttgaatttgaattagaaatgtaaaaagtgacggtatagaataaaatgtatatgtatgaataaaacggtctgtctgtgtctgtctgtgtctgtctgtctgtctgagaaGCAGACTGGGGGTGAACAGAGGGTGTTCTTAATGCACCACAGTGAACATGATGCTGATAGTCTTGTCCTGCAGGGCTCAGGAGCTCGCCCCGGCTCCTTCTCCGGTCCTCCCCCTCAGTCCTCCTCTGATATGGATCAGATTGTTTATGGTATCTCTTTTACAGCATTAACAACCACAGAgctaatctgagtatcaacgGTAGCTGAAGGTTTACAGTTTACAGCTGCAGGTGAAGGTCCACAGAGACGGTCACctgaggacagacacacactccgaCACTCAGATACCCCTCTGGCTTTCTGAGTTATGTCTGTCAGGACGTCCAAGATGAACTGTTTCAGTATAAAGATCATCACTTCCTTAAACGTTAGGTTCATTTAGACATAGAAGGTGACCAGTACCAGAGTACCAGCTCTGTGGTGGTACTGGTGGGTCGACCATACCCTCCCCCTGAATCCCAGAACTACTACCCCACTCCCCCACACGTTCTGAAACTCTGACAGTGCTTCTATTCAAGGCGCTTACTACAGTGACTccctgtcagtgtgtgaatgtgttcatTGAGATCAGTGTAATTTAGATGGTATTTCAATGGGCTTCTTCGTTTAATTGCAGGTTGCAGACATTGAGTAGAGGTGAGTTACAGGAGACGCTGTCCTCTCTGATGTACTGAGACTGTTCAGTAACTCAGACAAGTTTCAAATCAATATTACAGACGTGATTGTGTCTGTGACTTGATGCAACTCACTTTTAGTCCTTCATGGTGTTTAATCTCTCTGGGTTCAGTGAAAACCCTGAAGAGTGAGATGTGTGAAAGCTGTAAATCCATTGAGAGGATTGTCAGGGTTTATTGAAGCTGGTCAAAGTTAACCATCGACTGCAAGTTTAATATTATCAGTTATTCAAGGTCTTACTATCGATTGCTGATGGGTGATTCTCTGAATTCGGTGCACATTGGGTTCTCTGGTTTATACAATGTGTTTCTGAACATTGCATCTGATGAAGGACTATTTGAACTTCTGAGAAAATACGTTTTCCCACCTTAGGCATTAAATCCCAAACATTATTAGGAATTTCTTTGTCACTTAGGTTGTTTTAAATTCAATCCCATAACAGGACAATTTGATTCCTGTATGATTATAAttctaaaacatattcaaagcAATTCTTCCAGTGCCTTGGTAATCACCTGTCCCTTGTGTAAGATAACTTATTGGAAGTATATTTTATGTGattctgaataataataatttgactGTCAAGTAGGATATGGCAACTTAACGTACAAGCGGTCTTCATAAATcatgaaaatatactttaacATAAACATTAGGCTTTCGTATATTTTCTACTTGTCCTCTAAATGTTGCATACAGTTCAACAAACATGTatctaatatttgttattattatcaaaacatttatgaaaatgtgtcaaataacagagttgaacacactgtaacagggttgaacacactgtaacagagttgaacacactgtaacagagttgaacacactgtaacaggtttgaacacactgtaacagggttgaacacactgtaacaggtttgaacacactgtaacagggttgaacacactgtaacaggtttgaacacactgtaacagagttgaacacactgtaacagggttgaacacactgtaacagggttgaacacactgtaacagggttgaacacactgtaacagggttgaacacactgtaacaggtttgaacacactgtaacagagttgaacacactgtaacagggttgaacacactgtaacaggtttgaacacactgtaacagagttgaacacactgtaacagagttgaacacactgtaacaggtttgaacacactgtaacagggttgaacacactgtaacaggtttgaacacactgtaacagagttgaacacactgtaacagagttgaacacactgtaacaggtttgaacacactgtaacagggttgaacacactgtaacaggtttgaacacactgtaacagggttgaacacactgtaacagggttgaacacactgtaacagggttgaacacactgtaacagggttgaacacactgtaacaggtttgaacacactgtaacagggttgaacacactgtaacagagttgaacacactgtaacagggttgaacacactgtaacagggttgaacacactgtaacagagttgaacacactgtaacaggg
This DNA window, taken from Eleginops maclovinus isolate JMC-PN-2008 ecotype Puerto Natales chromosome 9, JC_Emac_rtc_rv5, whole genome shotgun sequence, encodes the following:
- the LOC134869260 gene encoding E3 SUMO-protein ligase ZBED1-like, which translates into the protein MSELGRKRRIDIWSHFTYHTNENKTTCQPCGAKITGKNTTNLKRHLQSVHPEIHAKIQKTSDDHGPRGNKASAASASSTQQQTISTAFQSSSKYKMESKEQQTKEQAIARWIGRTGLPLTTIEDEDFVQMMEIVDRRLAIPKKTKISNLIETQYEHERQKFKQRLAAARRVSIGLDLWTKKGLTASFLAISACYFCVEQIKPAHILLALEQVAHPHTALSIKACVDECIQEWAIPKEKILTVITDNGSNMVAAFKNTTAEETSSEADSPGSETAMESDSEIDDQRYHHVDMEMARTPCVVHTIQLVVHMLQKETTVKRVLDKARTH
- the slc34a2b gene encoding solute carrier family 34 member 2b; the encoded protein is MAPRPELGTDFSSSLNEAPGKESSVLPSYSTVDLVSEDREEDPWDLPELKDTGVRWSDLDTKERVLRVLTGVVKGVMLLAFLYIFICSLDVLSSAFQLVGGKAAGDIFQDNVILSNPVAGLVIGVLVTVLVQSSSTSSSIVVSMVSSGLLDVQSAVPIIMGANIGTSVTNTIVAMMQAGDRNEFRRAFAGATVHDFFNWLSVLVLLPLEVATGVLYKLTKIIINSFNIQSGEDAPDLLNVITDPLTDSIIQLDKSVITGIATGDPAARNKSLIKVWCKKETNTTFWNVTVESCSAGIVCWEDGNLTWTQMNSSWTDYQQRCKHIFANVNLPDLVVGLILLALSLFVLCSCLILIVKLLNSMLKGQVAVVIKKVLNTDFPFPFAWVTGYLAMFVGAGMTFIVQSSSVFTSAITPLVGIGVISLERAYPLTLGSNIGTTTTAILAAMASPGETLENSLQIALCHFFFNIMGIMLWYPIPFMRLPIRLARGLGNHTAQYRWFAAFYLFLCFLVLPLGVFGLSLAGWQVLVGVGVPIVALVVFVIVVNVMQSRCKRFLPGILRTWEFLPRPLHSMEPWDAMVTSLSGFCGRRCCCCCKCCRSDQEEEEEEGKRRNSRKSLEMYDNHGMSKEEDTVDAVKATNL